CGTCCGGTGGTCGCGGTCGTCGGCGACGGCTCGTCGCTGTACGCGATCCAGGCGCTGTGGAGCGCCGCCCACTACGGCGCGGGCGTGCTCGTCGTGGTGCTCGCCAACGGCCGGTACGCGATCATGGACGAGCTGGCCGCCCGGCACGGCGAAGGGTCGGCCACCCCCGGCGCCGCGCCGTGGCCCGCGTTCGACGAGATCAGCGTGAGCGGTCTGGCGCGCTCGCTCGGGTGTCCCGCCCGGCGGGTCGAGACCCACGAGGAACTGGAGTCCGTTTTGGACGAAGTACTTCCCGCGCTGGCGCAGGCCACCCGGCCGCTCGTGCTCGACGTGGCGGTGGCACGGTGAGCGCCCCGGCCGGTCCGCTGCTCGGCGCGGTCCGTTGGCAGGGCCGGATCTTCTCCGGCGGCTGGGTGCCCGGCTCCGGCGGCGAGTACGACTCCGTGGAACCGGCGACGGGGCAGGTGCTCGCGCGCGTCGGCGCCGCGTCCGCCGCCGACGTGCCGCAGGCGGCCGAGACCGCGCGGCGCGCGCAGCAGGAGTGGGCCGCGCTGCCCTATGACCAGCGGGCCAGGGTGCTGCGCCGCGCGGCGCGGTTGTTCGAAGACCACGCCGACGAGATCGACGAGTGGCTCGTGCGCGAGTCCGGGGCCACCCGGCCGTTCGCGCGGTTCCAGACGGGCGCGGTCGCGGCCGAGGAGTGCCACGAAGCCGCGGCGCTGGCCGCCCACCCGTACGGCGAGCTGCTGCGCTCCAACCAGCCGCGGCTGTCGATGGCGCGGCGGGTCCCGGCCGGGGTCGTCGGCGTGATCTCGCCGTTCAACGCGCCGATCATCCTCTCGATCCGCGCGATCGCGCCCGCGCTGGCGCTGGGCAACGCCGTGCTGATGAAGCCCGATCCGCGCACGGCCGTGTGCGGCGGGGTGGTGCTCGCCCGGATCTTCGAGGAAGCGGGCCTGCCGGAAGGCCTGTTCCACCTCCTGCCGGGCGGGGCCGACGTCGGCGGTGCTTTCGTGGCGGACCCGCTGGTACGCGTCATCGCGTTCACCGGCTCCACGCGCGCGGGCCGGCAGATCGCCGCGGCGGCGGGGGAGCGGCTCAAGCGCGTCCACCTGGAACTGGGCGGGAACTCGGCGCTCGTGGTGCTCGACGACGTCGACGTGGAACAGACCGTGTCGGTCGGCGCCTTCGGCTCGTTCAACCACTCCGGGCAGATCTGCATGGCCACCAGCCGCCACCTGGTCGCGGAGAAGATCGCCGCGGACTACGCGGCCGCGCTCGCCGAGCACGCCGCCCGCTTGCCCGTGGGCGACCCGGCGCGGGCCGACGTCGCCGTGGGCCCGATCATCGACG
The sequence above is a segment of the Amycolatopsis sp. 2-15 genome. Coding sequences within it:
- a CDS encoding aldehyde dehydrogenase family protein, whose translation is MSAPAGPLLGAVRWQGRIFSGGWVPGSGGEYDSVEPATGQVLARVGAASAADVPQAAETARRAQQEWAALPYDQRARVLRRAARLFEDHADEIDEWLVRESGATRPFARFQTGAVAAEECHEAAALAAHPYGELLRSNQPRLSMARRVPAGVVGVISPFNAPIILSIRAIAPALALGNAVLMKPDPRTAVCGGVVLARIFEEAGLPEGLFHLLPGGADVGGAFVADPLVRVIAFTGSTRAGRQIAAAAGERLKRVHLELGGNSALVVLDDVDVEQTVSVGAFGSFNHSGQICMATSRHLVAEKIAADYAAALAEHAARLPVGDPARADVAVGPIIDAGQRDRIHEIVTSSVDAGAKLATGGTFEGLFYSPTVLTDVPLTAPAYAQEIFGPVAPVVPFSTVDEAVRLAGGTEYGLSLGILTRDVTRGLALAERIPSGLVHINDQTVNDEALAPFGGVGDSGTGSRHGGARANLEAFTETQWVTVRGDLPQYPF